One genomic window of Arachis hypogaea cultivar Tifrunner chromosome 8, arahy.Tifrunner.gnm2.J5K5, whole genome shotgun sequence includes the following:
- the LOC112707960 gene encoding auxilin-related protein 2: MNDFDGLLTTDFGFKPQGKSAPMAAAKGSSNFATASSSLNFDLGSKPPRTSNSFSGGTDSLFSDHKTQDSGGFGDIFGGSARFSDKSDGRGTSDAAFNLDSMFSSSRSVNLPPVYDKPVYDDDIFDGVPGLKSTTSSSKAAYEDVFAGASGGSGSGGSAFDDLLGGFGKAEQDSKSSSGSRLEKEDKGVADFDELLPGFGSSKSSNDGSTPDVGLSSEPTINASKTAPTATEDPFNVFESASSPVDSTSGHFTDPLEEISKPSSSRSTKNDRSSNSNGVVYDDIDPFDGLGQSVPAFSSERSNRKGSSSPPQRSNASTGWTRDKESVEKSYIRSPERHSQNKMHAEQENEFHQAPFEVPTYSSNSNKPARHRSTSPPYDNGGFRQTNVQADTPPTYEENLEFSDDIWLTVSEVPLFTQPTAAPPPSRPPPPRPVHIHKSGTGSSTSTTNARKKDSQFSSFPSSARFSQVPQSAPAAAKLSSTSPFDELEDFAMGRSHVNDEDLGNGFPDEEIEMNSAAAAMKEAMDKAQAKFRHAKEVRERESTKAARSRETVQMEKDDRAVLEERERQERLDLERQQKEREEKEKERQRLEREREREMARQAVERATREARERAAIEARQRAERAAVGKANAEARERAERAAVQRAQAEARERAAAEAKGRAEKAAAEARERAEKAAAEARERAEKEARDKAAREKAAAEARVKAERAAVERAAAEARERAAAEARERAAAAARMKQQNNENDLESFFSMGSRASSVPRPPRTSSSDSVFDAQFQSDVTRKSTSVSSSMKKASSVNIVDDLSSIFGTAPSSGEFQEVEGESEERRRARMERHQRAQERATKALAEKNQRDLQTQREQAERHRLAETLDFEIKRWAAGKEGNLRALLSTLQYVLWPECGWQPVSLTDLITGAAVKKAYRKATLCIHPDKVQQKGATLQQKYIAEKVFDLLKEAWNKFNSEELF, encoded by the exons ATGAACGATTTCGATGGTCTCTTAACTACCGATTTCGGGTTCAAACCCCAAGGTAAGTCGGCTCCGATGGCCGCAGCTAAAGGATCCTCCAATTTCGCAACCGCCAGTTCTTCACTCAACTTCGATTTAGGTTCCAAGCCACCTCGAACCTCCAATTCCTTCTCCGGCGGCACCGATTCCCTTTTCTCCGACCACAAGACTCAAGATTCCGGCGGCTTCGGCGACATATTCGGAGGCTCCGCCAGGTTCTCCGATAAATCGGACGGGCGAGGAACCTCCGACGCGGCGTTCAACCTAGACTCTATGTTCTCCAGCTCCAGGTCCGTGAATTTGCCGCCGGTTTACGACAAGCCGGTGTATGACGACGACATTTTCGACGGCGTACCTGGCCTGAAGAGCACGACGTCATCGTCGAAGGCTGCATATGAGGACGTTTTCGCTGGTGCCAGCGGAGGGAGTGGAAGCGGTGGCAGCGCATTCGATGATCTGCTCGGAGGATTCGGAAAGGCGGAGCAAGATTCGAAGAGCTCCAGTGGGAGTAGATTGGAGAAGGAGGATAAAGGTGTGGCAGATTTTGATGAATTGTTACCTGGATTTGGAAGCAGTAAGAGTTCTAATGATGG GTCCACTCCCGATGTTGGTTTGTCATCAGAACCTACAATCAATGCATCTAAAACAGCTCCCACTGCTACAGAAGACCCATTCAATGTATTTGAATCAGCTTCTAGTCCAGTGGATTCTACATCAGGCCACTTTACTGACCCGTTGGAAGAAATTAGTAAACCTAGCAGTTCAAGAAGCACAAAAAATGATAGGTCATCGAATTCAAATGGTGTAGTTTATGATGATATTGATCCCTTTGATGGACTTGGACAATCTGTGCCAGCATTCTCATCAGAGAGAAGTAACAGGAAGGGTAGCAGTTCCCCACCCCAAAGGTCAAATGCAAGCACTGGTTGGACTAGAGACAAAGAATCAGTTGAGAAATCATATATTAGGAGCCCTGAGAGACACTCACAAAACAAGATGCATGCTGAACAGGAGAATGAGTTTCATCAAGCTCCATTTGAAGTTCCTACATACTCATCTAATTCTAATAAACCAGCACGCCACAGGTCTACGTCTCCTCCATATGATAATGGTGGTTTTAGACAGACTAATGTTCAGGCAGATACGCCTCCAACATATGAAGAAAATTTGGAATTTAGTGATGATATATGGCTAACAGTATCAGAGGTTCCCCTTTTTACTCAACCAACTGCTGCTCCGCCACCTTCAAGACCACCTCCTCCACGTCCAGTACATATCCACAAGTCAGGAACAGGTTCATCTACTTCTACTACCAATGCCAGAAAGAAGGATAGTCAATTTTCGTCATTTCCGAGTTCCGCTCGATTTTCTCAGGTTCCTCAATCTGCTCCTGCTGCAGCAAAGTTATCCTCTACATCTCCATTTGATGAACTAGAAGATTTTGCCATGGGCAGAAGTCATGTTAATGACGAAGACCTTGGAAATGGTTTTCCTGATGAAGAAATAGAAATGAACTCTGCTGCTGCAGCTATGAAGGAGGCTATGGACAAAGCCCAAGCtaaatttaggcatgcaaaagaAGTTAGGGAGAGAGAAAGTACAAAGGCTGCTAGAAGCAGAGAAACTGTGCAAATGGAAAAGGATGACAGAGCTGTactagaagagagagagaggcagGAAAGGTTAGACCTTGAGCGACAGCAGAAGGAAagggaggagaaagaaaaagaaagacagcgacttgagagggagagagaaagagaaatggCAAGACAAGCTGTTGAAAGAGCTACTAGAGAAGCCCGTGAAAGGGCTGCTATTGAAGCTCGCCAAAGGGCTGAGAGGGCAGCTGTTGGGAAAGCCAATGCTGAAGCTCGAGAACGCGCAGAAAGGGCTGCAGTTCAGAGAGCACAAGCTGAAGCCCGTGAAAGGGCTGCTGCTGAGGCAAAGGGAAGAGCTGAAAAGGCTGCAGCTGAGGCAAGGGAAAGAGCTGAAAAGGCTGCAGCTGAGGCAAGGGAAAGGGCTGAAAAGGAGGCTAGGGACAAGGCTGCACGGGAAAAAGCTGCAGCTGAGGCACGTGTTAAAGCAGAACGTGCTGCAGTAGAAAGAGCTGCTGCTGAGGCTCGGGAAAGGGCTGCTGCAGAAGCTCGAGAAAGAGCTGCAGCTGCTGCAAGGATGAAGCAACAAAATAACGAAAATGATCTTGAATCATTCTTCAGCATGGGTTCACGAGCCAGCAGTGTGCCAAGGCCTCCTAGGACTAGCTCTTCA GACTCTGTATTTGATGCCCAATTTCAGTCAGATGTAACTAGGAAATCAACTAGTGTATCTTCAAGCATGAAGAAAGCATCATCGGttaatattgttgatgatctttCCTCCATTTTTGGAA CTGCTCCATCATCAGGAGAATTTCAGGAAGTTGAAGGAGaaagtgaagaaagaagaagagccaGGATGGAACGCCACCAGAGGGCACAGGAGCGTGCG ACAAAAGCATTGGCTGAGAAGAACCAACGGGATCTACAAACTCAAAGAGAGCAAGCTGAGAGACAC AGGCTTGCAGAGACACTGGATTTTGAAATTAAGCGCTGGGCTGCAGGAAAGGAGGGGAACTTGCGTGCTTTGCTCTCCACCTTACAATAT GTGCTGTGGCCTGAATGTGGTTGGCAACCAGTTTCTTTGACTGATTTAATTACAGGCGCTGCTGTTAAAAAGGCTTATAGGAAAGCTACACTGTGCATTCATCCTGATAAAGTGCAACAGAAGGGTGCCACACTTCAACAGAAATATATTGCCGAGAAGGTGTTTGATCTGCTAAAG GAAGCATGGAATAAGTTCAATTCAGAGGAGCTTTTCTAA
- the LOC112707961 gene encoding amino acid permease 4, translating to MNNTPKMVDENSSAAATTTVSHHHDASLYDDDGRPKRKGTVWTTSSHIITAVIGSGVLSLAWSIAQLGWIAGPIVMIFFSLVTLYTSYFLADSYRVGDPVTGKRSYTYMEAIGNILGGKNFIFCGIMQYMNLYGTAIGYTIGAAMSMMAITKTDCIHSSHGKNSCHVSGNRYIIWFGAIQLLFSQIPNFHKMGLLSILAAVMSFTYSLIGLALGIAQISENGTFKGTIAGAEAETQAKKVWAIFQALGNIAFAYSYSNILIEIQDTIKSPFEVRTMKTATNVSIATTTAFYVLCGCIGYGAFGNSAPGNLLTAFDKPFWLIDIANLALVIHLVGAYQVYSQPLFAFVEEQTTKRWQVTGKEHKIQIPILPSYNLNTFRLVWRSLFVVVTTFIAMLVPFFNDILGVIGALGFWPLTVYFPVEMYIKQKKMPKWSGSWIFLQSLSMFCLLVTVAAMIGSVVGIIVDLDAYKPFSASL from the exons ATGAATAACACACCAAAAATGGTTGATGAAAACTCTTCCGCCGCCGCAACAACCACCGTTAGCCACCATCACGATGCCTCACTTTACGACGACGACGGCCGCCCCAAACGAAAAG GAACTGTGTGGACGACAAGTTCTCATATAATAACAGCAGTGATTGGATCTGGAGTTTTGTCGTTAGCATGGTCGATAGCACAATTAGGTTGGATTGCTGGCCCTATTGTTATGATCTTCTTCAGTCTCGTCACTTTGTATACTTCATATTTTCTTGCTGATTCTTACCGTGTTGGAGACCCTGTTACTGGCAAGAGGAGTTACACTTACATGGAAGCCATTGGCAATATTCTCG GAGGAAAAAATTTCATCTTTTGTGGAATAATGCAGTATATGAATCTTTATGGAACTGCAATAGGATATACAATTGGAGCTGCTATGAGTATGAT GGCTATCACAAAGACGGATTGCATACATTCTTCTCATGGAAAAAACTCATGTCATGTTTCTGGCAATCGTTACATAATATGGTTTGGGGCAATCCAACTTCTATTTTCTCAAATTCCTAATTTTCATAAAATGGGATTGCTCTCAATACTTGCTGCAGTCATGTCCTTCACCTATTCCTTAATTGGTCTAGCTCTTGGAATTGCTCAAATTTCAG aaaatgGTACTTTCAAGGGTACCATAGCAGGAGCTGAAGCAGAAACACAGGCCAAAAAAGTGTGGGCAATATTTCAAGCTCTTGGCAACATAGCCTTTGCGTATTCTTATTCTAATATTCTCATTGAAATTCAG GATACTATAAAATCTCCATTTGAAGTAAGAACAATGAAGACTGCGACAAATGTGAGTATTGCAACAACCACAGCATTCTATGTCCTTTGTGGGTGCATAGGTTACGGTGCATTTGGAAACTCAGCACCAGGGAACTTACTAACAGCATTTGATAAGCCATTTTGGCTTATTGACATTGCAAATTTGGCACTAGTCATTCACCTCGTAGGAGCATACCAAGTTTATTCCCAACCCCTCTTTGCATTTGTTGAAGAACAGACAACTAAAAGATGGCAAGTAACAGGAAAAGAACACAAAATTCAAATCCCAATTTTACCCTCATACAACCTAAATACATTTAGACTAGTTTGGAGATCATTGTTTGTTGTGGTAACAACTTTTATAGCAATGTTGGTTCCATTCTTTAATGACATATTGGGAGTGATTGGGGCACTAGGGTTTTGGCCCTTAACAGTTTATTTCCCTGTGGAGATGTACATCAAACAAAAGAAGATGCCAAAATGGAGTGGGAGTTGGATTTTTTTACAAAGTTTAAGTATGTTTTGTCTCTTAGTAACAGTTGCTGCCATGATTGGGTCCGTGGTTGGTATCATagttgaccttgatgcatataaACCATTCAGCGCAAGCTTGTAG